A single window of Chloracidobacterium sp. DNA harbors:
- a CDS encoding tail fiber domain-containing protein → MRKVIQLFLAMVLTVILFGAASAQTTEFNYQGSLKDGANPATGNYDFEFALFDSVAAGGQIGSTLTRSTVAVAGGVFTVSLDFGGTQFPGANRFLEIRVRTAGGGAFTPLTPRSPINSSPYSVKTLTADNATNATTATTATNASQLGGVAANQYVVTTDPRMTDARAPIAGSADYIQNSVFQQPTSNFSISGTGKANTFTALTQFNIGLSRILSNGGTNNIFAGVGAGATNATGSNNSFFGQNAGAANTTGNNNSFFGSAGVATTTGTSNAFFGQSAGGNNITGFANTMIGTNAEVTAPDLQFATAIGANASVATSNTISLGRSAGQDSVNIPGILNVAAQYNIGGIRMISSAGDNNLFVGRGTGAANVVGQSNSYFGDEAGLSNNGFHNSFFGASAGRMTTSGLGNSFFGSGSGQLNIGGERNSFFGYLTGASNTSGNVNSFFGANAGDSNTIGSLNAFFGSLSGGANTTAGNNAFFGAQSGMKNTTGGSNTFVGANAGVDNLIGSDNAFFGSSAGSNNLASQNSFFGALSGLANTTGLQNSFFGYRSGSANTTGVANSAFGFWAGNTSTTGSNNAFFGSFAGSNNTTGGQNSSFGAFSGVANTGGNFNSSFGYGAGVNNQTGSSNSFFGRNAGQSANSGDSSFFGAESGANTTVGGNSFFGRASGFANTTGVGNSFFGFRAGEANTSSGLNSMFGHLAGQSTTGGANSFFGANTGVLNTTGIVNSFFGGQAGESNINGGGNAFYGYSAGSGNTSGSSNVFVGTAAGNTNVTGNNNTIVGNSADVTSGNLTYATAIGADAVASQSNSIFLGRSNGSDSVRIAGSTVIDGTLVIGAPGGAGSTSVCLNAANRITFPCSSSLRYKTNINRFGFGLDLVTRLSPITFDWKDGGMHDLGLGAEDVEAIEPLLVTYNAKGEVEGVKYDRIGVVLVNAVKEQQKMIEKQQLQIDLQVKQIAEMKALICAGNRLVNFCKKP, encoded by the coding sequence ATGCGAAAGGTGATTCAATTATTTTTGGCGATGGTTCTTACCGTAATTTTATTCGGGGCGGCTTCGGCACAGACGACGGAGTTTAACTATCAGGGCAGTCTGAAGGACGGTGCAAATCCGGCAACCGGCAACTACGATTTTGAGTTTGCTTTGTTTGACTCGGTTGCTGCGGGTGGGCAGATCGGTTCGACACTGACGCGAAGCACGGTCGCGGTCGCGGGCGGCGTATTTACGGTCAGCCTTGATTTCGGGGGCACACAATTTCCGGGAGCCAACCGCTTTCTTGAGATCAGGGTCAGAACTGCAGGCGGCGGGGCATTTACGCCATTGACCCCGCGGTCACCGATAAACAGCTCTCCGTATTCGGTAAAAACACTGACTGCGGATAATGCGACCAACGCGACGACTGCCACAACAGCAACTAACGCATCCCAACTCGGCGGAGTCGCGGCAAACCAATATGTCGTAACGACCGACCCACGAATGACCGACGCCCGGGCGCCGATTGCGGGAAGCGCAGATTACATTCAAAACTCGGTTTTCCAGCAACCTACGAGCAATTTCAGCATTAGCGGAACAGGAAAGGCAAACACCTTTACGGCACTCACACAATTCAACATAGGATTGTCCCGTATTCTGAGTAACGGAGGAACGAACAATATTTTTGCCGGCGTCGGAGCCGGTGCAACAAACGCGACGGGGAGCAACAACTCGTTTTTCGGCCAAAATGCTGGTGCTGCAAATACGACTGGCAACAATAACTCATTCTTCGGCAGTGCTGGCGTCGCCACGACGACAGGCACCAGCAACGCATTTTTTGGACAATCGGCGGGCGGAAACAACATAACCGGATTTGCAAACACAATGATCGGGACCAATGCCGAGGTCACGGCTCCCGACCTCCAATTTGCGACGGCGATCGGAGCAAATGCCAGCGTCGCGACCAGCAATACCATCTCTCTCGGACGGAGTGCGGGCCAGGATTCCGTCAATATTCCCGGCATATTAAATGTCGCAGCCCAGTACAATATCGGCGGCATTCGCATGATCAGCTCGGCGGGAGACAACAACCTCTTTGTCGGTCGGGGAACGGGAGCCGCGAACGTAGTAGGCCAATCTAATTCCTATTTCGGCGACGAGGCGGGCCTTAGCAACAACGGGTTTCACAATTCCTTTTTTGGCGCGTCGGCGGGCCGAATGACAACGAGTGGTTTGGGTAATTCGTTCTTTGGTTCCGGGTCAGGCCAGTTGAATATCGGCGGCGAGAGAAATTCGTTTTTCGGCTATCTCACCGGAGCGTCAAATACCTCTGGCAATGTGAATTCGTTTTTTGGCGCAAATGCAGGCGACTCAAATACGATCGGCAGCCTAAACGCGTTTTTTGGATCGCTTTCGGGCGGTGCTAATACGACTGCGGGCAATAACGCCTTTTTCGGTGCACAGTCGGGAATGAAGAACACGACCGGCGGCAGCAACACTTTTGTCGGCGCCAATGCGGGCGTTGACAATCTCATCGGTTCCGATAATGCATTTTTCGGTTCGAGTGCCGGAAGTAATAATCTCGCCAGCCAAAATTCATTCTTCGGAGCCCTTTCGGGTCTGGCAAATACGACCGGTCTTCAGAATTCGTTTTTTGGTTACCGGTCGGGCAGCGCAAATACGACGGGCGTCGCAAACTCAGCCTTCGGTTTCTGGGCTGGCAATACGTCCACTACCGGCAGCAATAATGCCTTTTTTGGCAGTTTTGCAGGTTCTAACAATACAACAGGCGGCCAAAATTCTTCTTTTGGTGCCTTTTCCGGAGTCGCGAATACAGGCGGAAACTTTAATTCCTCGTTCGGATACGGCGCCGGCGTCAACAATCAAACCGGTAGTAGCAATTCGTTTTTCGGACGGAATGCGGGACAAAGTGCCAATTCCGGCGACAGCTCATTTTTCGGTGCCGAATCCGGCGCGAATACAACCGTCGGCGGCAACTCCTTCTTCGGCCGAGCGTCAGGGTTTGCAAATACGACTGGCGTCGGCAATTCATTTTTCGGATTTCGTGCCGGTGAGGCGAACACAAGTTCAGGCCTTAATTCGATGTTTGGCCATCTGGCAGGACAATCGACCACAGGCGGCGCAAATTCATTTTTCGGGGCGAATACCGGGGTCCTCAATACAACCGGGATCGTGAACTCATTTTTCGGAGGCCAGGCTGGTGAATCAAACATCAACGGCGGTGGCAACGCTTTTTATGGCTATTCCGCTGGGAGCGGAAATACGTCCGGCTCGTCCAACGTGTTTGTCGGAACTGCAGCCGGAAATACAAACGTCACAGGCAATAACAACACGATCGTTGGCAATAGTGCCGACGTTACGAGCGGAAATCTGACATATGCTACCGCTATCGGGGCAGATGCGGTCGCTAGTCAAAGCAACTCGATCTTTCTAGGGCGATCGAATGGCTCAGATTCTGTGCGAATTGCCGGCTCGACCGTTATCGATGGTACTCTCGTTATCGGTGCTCCCGGTGGAGCCGGGTCTACGTCGGTCTGCCTAAATGCCGCGAATCGTATTACTTTCCCGTGCTCTTCTTCGCTGCGGTACAAAACTAACATCAATCGATTCGGGTTTGGCCTCGATCTTGTCACACGCCTGAGCCCGATCACTTTCGACTGGAAAGACGGCGGTATGCACGATCTCGGCCTCGGTGCCGAGGATGTCGAGGCGATCGAGCCTTTACTCGTCACATATAACGCAAAAGGCGAGGTCGAGGGCGTCAAATACGACCGCATCGGCGTCGTGCTCGTCAACGCGGTCAAGGAACAGCAAAAAATGATCGAAAAACAGCAGTTGCAGATCGACTTGCAGGTTAAGCAGATCGCGGAGATGAAGGCTCTGATCTGTGCGGGAAATCGCCTGGTTAACTTTTGCAAAAAACCGTGA